In Haladaptatus cibarius D43, the sequence CGTTCTCTCTCCGATTTGGCCACGTCTCGACGCCTCGTGTTGCTATCGCTGTTCGCACTCCCGTGGGTGGTTCTCGTCGCGCCGAGCGGGACGACGCTGATTTTTCCGTGGGGATTGGTGAACCCTGCATCACTGCACGTCACGACGCTTCCGGAGTATCTGTTCGTCCTGACCGTCGGATTACCGCCGCAACTTCTCGCGTGGCCGCTAAGCGTGCTCTTCTATCTACTTGCGCTCGTAAGCGCGTTTTCGGGGCGAGTCGAAGATCGACGGGTAACCGGTGGACTCCTCGTTCTGGCGGGCGTGACCCAATTGAACTTCGTCTTCCGATTCGTCGCGTATGGCGGATTGGTCGTCCCACTTGGCCCAATCGCAGTGTTCGCCGTCGTTTGGTGGTTTCATTGGCCCGACCTGCGCGGTGCGCTGAGTAGGTAGCAGATAGTCCAGTAGTAGATAGCGGATAACGACTGTTAATCCAATGCGCGCTCTCGCGCACGCACGCGACGGAAAATCAAGATGAATTGGACAGGGTGGCCAGAACATTCATCAGGAAATCGAACGGAACTTCCGCGAGCGGTACGCTTTTCGCCCCCGAGAGGGTGGTTTCTCACGTATGAACGGGATAATCGACCACGTCATGATGCGGGTAGCGGATTTGGACGAAACGCTCGACTGGTACGGCGAACACCTCGATTATGAGGAGAAAGGTCGATGGGAGGCCGACACGTTCACCAACGTCTACCTCGGCCCGGAGGACGGTCACGACGACGGTGCCCTGCTGGAAATCACCTACAATCACGACGACCGAAGCTACGAGTTGGGCGACGCGTGGGGCCACATCGCAGTGCGCGTCGAGGACGTGTACGACGCCTACGAGGAACTGATGGATGCGGGCGTCGAAGATTACCGCGACCCCGATTCCTGTGGCGGACGCTACGCGTTCGTAAAAGACCCGGATGGACACGAAATCGAAATCGTCCAACGCGACCACGGCGCGCGCTGGAGTATCGACCACACCATGATTCGCGTGGAGGATGCCGACGAAGCGCTCGGCTTCTGGACGCGAAAGTTCGAGTACGAACACACCGGCCGCTGGGAATCGGATTCGTTCGCCAACTACTTCATGAAGCCCGAAGACGCCGCCGAAGCGGCGATGGCGGTCGAACTTACGTACAACTACGACGGCCGAAGCTACGAGCTGGGCGACGCGTGGGGCCATCTCGCCGTGCGCGCGGACGACCTCCACGACGGATGGGAGACGCTGATGGAGCGCGAGGCAGAGGAGTACCGCGACCCCGAGTCCTGTGACGACCGTTACGCCTTCACCAAAGACCAAGACGGCCACGAAATCGAAGTTATCGAGCGCAACTGAGCGAAAACAACGATTTCTCGGAACCGACTCGAATCAGCAATTTTTACCGGGAACCCCGCAAAAAACGACGATTTACCAGATAGATTTCATTGACTCTCTGCGTTCATAATCGGTTATAATTCATGTCTTCATTTGGTTCGTTCCTTCACTACCACTTAAAGACTGGAACTGTGAATCTGTTCGTTAATGTCCCCTTACTCCGAGCGAAACTGTCAATACAAATCGATTAAGTTCAATTTCATTAACCTTCCGTCGAATCCCCATCGAATCCGGTACTCCGTAAATTCCGGGGTATGAGTGGATAACACCCCGTTCCAGACCACAAAGCATTTATAACAACGGGCTTACGTTCTTTCTGTACCCCCTACCCATGGTGGCAGATGGAGTACCGCGTTCATCCCGGTGTGGTTCCGGTTTGGACAAATCACGAAAGTGGTCGTGGGAAAAGAACTGTCGCCGACCAAGAAACAACTAACGAGAAAGCATGACAGGAAATATGACAAAGGTTCGCAGCCTGTTCCTCACCGCGCTTATGGTTATGTCGGTTTTCGCCGGCGCAACCGCGTTCGCGGGAACGGCTGGTGCGGCCAGTAACAATCTGAGCACGCCCGGAACCTACTACAGCGGTCAGACGCTGTGGATCGACGCAACAGACGTTAACGACAGCAGCGGCGCACAAATTGACGCAGTACAGATCCGCGAAGTCGAGGACAACACTAACGGTAACCTCGAACTGAGCGCCCCGAAAGACGTTCAGAGCCTTGACAGCGACAACACGGCAACGTTCAGTCTGGGCGACTTCAGCGGAAAATACGCTCTCACCACGACGGAGGGTGACGTTCTCACCTTCTCCGACGGTGTAGCTTCGAAAGCTGCCACGGAAGAGAACGGCATTCTCGAAGTCATCTCGCACAACTTCGAAGCGAGCTTCGATGACGACTCCGTTGTGAACGACGGTCCTGACGCAGAAACCACGCTTGACGTGGACGCTGACCGACCAGACTACGAAGTCGCCGTCTCCTCCGACGATCTTGAGCAGAAGACGCTCTACGACATCTTCGGTGACAGCAGCCAGTGGGACGCTAACCACACCGACGGCGAATCCGTTGTCCTTAACGCGCAATCTTCCAGCGAAATCACCGCCGACTTCTCCGGTGTCAAGACTGGCGACCACGACTTCACCTTCAAGGTGAACGATTCGGACGTCGAAGTCTCCGAGAACATCACCGTCGAAGAAGCAGGTGACAAAGAGGCAAACTTTGACGATGTCTCGTCAGTTGCCCGCGGTGACATCTCTAACATCACGGTTGACCTCGAAAACACCGACACGGCATACGTGCAGGTTGGTAACTACGAAGAAGACAACTTCCAAGTCAACGTCGAAGTGCGAGACACCAACGACAACGGCAAAGCGAGCTTCCACCTGAACACCTTCAAGACCAACGACGGTAACTACGTGTCCGCGGCAGAAGGTACGAGTATCGAATACGAGAATGCTAGTACCCTCGAAAGCGAACCGATTGCGTCGAACAACTACGTTCTGAGTGCTGGAGTAACCGGATGGGAATCGACTGACAACTCGAACTACGACGTTGTCGCAAGCCCAACCGACCGAACCACGCTCAACATCAACGACCGTTCGACCGACTCGATACAGACGTGGGTTCAGCCCGCTGACATCGACATCAACACCGAGGATGTTTCCACTGTGACGGACACCGTCACGCAGCGTAACGTCGTCGCCGGCGACGACAAAGTGATCCTCAAGGTTGACGCAACCGGTATCTACGGTGCGCTCGACACCGGCACGTTCGAAGAGAACAACATGTCGATGGAGATCACGGAAACCGGCAGCAACATTGAGTCGAACACTGACGCTGACAGCGTTGACTTCTCGAACGTCGACATCGTCACCGACGGCGAAAACGGCACGTTCTACGCAGTTATTGACGCGAACGCGCTCAACAACGCGGACGACCAAGACGATCCATACGGTGAATGGGAAGCAACGTTCACGGTTCAGGACGACTACGTCCTCAACAGTAACGGCGAGGACGAAAGCGTCTCGAGCACCTTCTCCTACGAAAAGAAGTCCATGACGCTCAACGACGGCGAAGACCTCGAAGTTCCGCTCGGTAACGGTACCATCGCGGGTGAAACCAACCTCGCCCCCGGTACGGAACTCACCGTCGTCGCATCCAGCGGCGTCTTCTACAAAGAGAACGGTGACGTGACGGTTAACGACGACGGCACATTCTCGGCAGACTACGACTTCGACACGGAGGGTGTCGAAAACGGTACCGAGTTCACCGCCTACGTCATCAACCACCAAGACGACACTGAAATCAACGGTATGGTCAACGCCGACATGCAAGAGGACGGCGACGACGACAACACGACGACGACCACTACCACGACGACCACGACGACGACCACCACGTCTGACACCACGGACACCACGACGACGTCCAGTACGGACGACGGTGAAGACACCACGTCGACCGACGACAGTGAGGACACCACGTCCAACGACGATGGTCAGCCTGGCTTCGGTGTCGCAATCTCCGTTGTCGCACTCCTCGCCGCAGCGCTCCTCGCGCTCCGCCGAGAGAACTAAATCGGACACGCAGTCCGACTTCGAATAACTAATTCCTTCTTTCGCGCACTCAATCGATGAGCGACAGCGCTATCCAACGATACTAAAACTCGTGACTGTCCCGCGCAAAAACGGCAGTTCGGCGGGAAACCACAATTTTGTAAAACCGATTCGTCACCACGACGCTATTCTACAAAATTCAAAAACTAACTACTCGACGGTTAGCAGGTCACTCGGCGCGCCCGCGAGCGATTCGAGGGCGTCCGCTTCGATGTGGTGCAAGTCGCCCGGCACGACGAGGAGGTGGAGCGGGTCGCCGAAGTCACGCTCCGCAAGTTTCGACAGTCGGTCGGCTTCGACCAGGGGGTCGGGACTACCTGCGCGTGCGACGACTACCGCAAGCACGTCGTCGTAGCCGTCGGCGAGCATCTCCGCGGCCACGTCGGCGGTCATGTACTCGTCTTCGGCGTCCGCATCGCCTTTGTCGGATGGGTTCCAGCCGACTTTGATGTCGAGATAGACGAGCGTGTGCAGGCCGCGCTCGCGGTTGTCGTCCAGTACGTTCGTCACGCTGGCGGGGAGGCCGTCCGCGCCGTGGGCGTAATCGAACGGAAGCGTGGTTGCCTTACCGAAGCGATAGTTTTGAAGACCGGTGAGGCCGCTCGCGGCGGACTCCGCGGTCGGGGCGTGGATGACTCTTGTGTCGATGCCTCGGTCTTCGGCACGCAGTCGGAGGTCAACGTGTGTGGTCGAAATCATGGTGTCGCCAGCCGTGAGAAACACGGCGTGGCCGGATTCCGCGGCGGAGAGGATTGCCTTGGGGTCTTGTTCGACACCGGCGCGGTTTCTGACGGTGATTTCCTTTTCGTGGAACGCTTCGAGGTCGGCGACGTCCGCACCGATGAGTTTGCTGGTGTAGAACTCGGCGAACAGGTCGTCCGCGCCGGCGATTGCATCCCTGCCTTCGACGGTGATTGAGCGTTCGTCGTACAGACCGAGGCCGATGAAGGTAAGCATAGCCGACTTTGGGAAGTCGGACGCTTAAACGACGCGACCCGAAGCGTCAGCGTTAACGCTGGCTTGGGGCAACGAATAGGTATGAAAGCGCCCTGCGTGCGCATCGAACGAAAACGCGGTGAGACGACGCGCCGCGAACTCGCAGAGTCCGATCTGATTCCGGACGACCTCGAAATCGTCGTCGAAGGCGGGTGGCTTTACGTTCCCGTTTCCGACCCTGACGCGGTTCCGGACGGGTTCGAGGTCGTCGAACACGACGTGCCGACCCGCGAGACGCCGGACACGCCCGCCGACATCCTCGGATTCGACCCGAGCTACGAACGACTCGGGGACATCGTGCTCGTTGACGAGGACGACCCAGCGAGAGCGCGCGAAATCGCGGATGCAATCGTGGCGTCAGAATTGCCCGTCAAAACCGTGCTCAACCGTGCGTCGAAAGTCAAAGGCGAAACCCGCGTGCGCGATTGGGACGTGCTCGTGGGCGACCAGACCGAAACGGTTCACCGCGAATACGGCTGTGAGTTCTCGCTCGACGTCTCGCGGGTGTACTTCTCACCCCGCCTCGCAACTGAACGCCACCGCGTGGCCGAACAGGTTGACCCCGACGAACGGGCGTTCGACATGTTCGCGGGGGTTGGCCCGTTCGTCATCCCCTTCGCAAAGCGCGGCGCGCAGGTCGTCGGCACCGACGTGAACGACGTGGCGATAGAATACCTTCGAGAAAACGCCCGCCGAAACGGCGTCGAAAATCGAGTAACCGCCATTGCCGGAGACGTTCGGGAGACGGTTTCGGAGTACGAAAATTGGGCTGACCGTCTCGTGATGAACCTGCCCCACAGCGCGGGCGAGTTCCTCGACACCGCAGTTTCCCTCGCGGAGGATGAGTGTGTGATTCATTACTACGACATTCAGCACGAAGACGACCCGTTCGGGCCGGGCGAGAAAGCAATCCGCGCGGCGGCGGAACCCGAGTACGACGTGTCGGTCGAAACTAAACGGGAAGTCCGGTCGTATGCACCCCACGAACTGAACGTCTGTTTGGACGTGCGATTAACGCGGTAGTTCGTGATAGATTAACTCTGTACCCGCAGGCATTTCGCAACCCTTATGCACTCCGTGGTGTCTACGTTTGAATGTCGCAAGACATAGCGCGCCGGTGTAGCTCAGACTGGCAGAGCGATTCCTTCGTAAGGAATAGGCCGAGGGTTCAAATCCCTCCACCGGCTCTTTCTACCGAACGAAGTGAGGTTAACGAGCCTCGCGTGGAGGGATTTGAATCAGGGAGTAGAGCGAAGCGGAACGACCGTGGTTCACAATCCCCCTCCACCGGATTACTTTTTCAGTGAACTATTTTCGTGAGTAGCTATTTCTTTAACGAGATTACAATGAGCGGTCTTACAATAGACTCTTTGTAAAAACCAGAATAATTCTACGACCCGAAAGCATCTGTAACCTGAATACGAGATTTTTTAATGTATTACTGTATCTGGAAAGACATGACTCAATCATCGCCGATTCTCGACGCACTCCACGGAATCGCTTCTCGCATTGACGATGATATGAGCGAGAAGGATGTGGAGAACGCATTTCTGAACGAGAATTTCTATACGCTTCTCGGCTATTCCGGTGCAGGACACGACCTGCGAAGTGAATGGACACTTCCAGATAACAAACGACCCGACTACGTGACGCTGGATGAGAATGAATCCGTTACCGCTGTTTACGAGTTCAAAAGCTCCGGACGTGACCTCGGGGCGCACACCGACCAGTTGTTTCACTATGTAGACGAACTGAAAGCAGACTACGGGGTGTTGACGAACGGCGAAGAACTCCGACTGTTCGACCGCGATGGACAGAGGCAAATGCCACCCATCGCGCTCGGGGAAGCGACCGAAAGCCACGCCGCAAACCTCGTCGCCGCCCTCGAAAAACCGGAGTGGGACATCACGAACCCAGAGAGCGTCAACGACTATCTCGACAGTCTCGATGCAGTGGAACTTGACGGCGAACTCGGGCGCGAACACTTTTTTGACACGTTCCGGTTGGAAGAGGACAGTCCGTTTGCCGACCTCGTAACCGCGATGGTTGACCTACTTCGTGAACTTCGAGACGAAGAAGAAGCGAAGTTCGTGAAAGGTGCCTACGACTTCTGGGAAGCCAGCTATGCTAGCGAACCGGACGACGTTCCGAAGTCATGGGAGAACTTCATCGATGGCAAGCAGTCGCTTCGGGATTTCATGTTCTGTCTGGAAAGCGGCCACGCACTCCTTGCTCGACTCCTTCTGTCAAAAGCGACTGTAGACCATGAGTTCTTCCCGTCAGACAAGGGACTCCGGCGGTACTTTGACGCGCTCGGTGGATTCGATGGGGAAATCAGTCTTGATGCGTACCCGGTCGCGGCGAACGGGATGATTGAGGATATGCGGAATCAACTCGTCGAAAGCCTGTTCGAGGACGACATTTTCATCTGGTGGACTGACGGGTACAGCGAAGAAACGGCCAGTCAGCACGCGAATCCCTATAATCGATTTCGTGACGTGGCGAAGGACGGGAGCGAAGTCTCTCGCGTGAGTCAGGCAACACGGGAACGATTCAGTCGCGCAGTGGCGCACATCGTCTTCTCGGTGCTGAAATTCGACTTCTCTCGCATCGAAGGCGACCCGCTCGGAAACCTCTATCAGCGATACTTCGACCCGGAAACTCGCAAAGCTCTCGGCGAGTTCTACACGCCACAGCCAGTCATCGACTACATCATGGACGGCGTTGGCTACGATGTAGGTGTTTCAAGCGAGCGAATCATCGACCCGTCCTGTGGGTCTGGGACGTTCCTCGTGGAGGCTATAGAGCGGTACATCGAGGACGTAGAACGCTATCACGACGACCCGGATTGGGCGAAACACCTCACCGAACTTTGCACTCGTCCGCACATCGTCGGACTCGACATTCACCCGTTCGCGGTGCTGATGGCCCAGATTCGGTTCATGGTCACGATTCTGCCGAAGTATCGAGAGGCAAAGCGAAGCAATGCGGAGTTCACGATTCGACGCCTGCCCATCTTCCGAACCGATACCCTTCGGAACGAGCGTGAGTTGACGGGCATCGACATCGGAGACGATAACACGACTCAGATGACGTTCGATGCAATGACCGAGGACAATCAGGACGTGCTGATTCCCGTTCCCCTCCCGGTCGAAGTTGACGAGGACGAGGTGGACGAATCGGAGCGCGATGGCGAGTTCCTCGTTCAGCGCGTTCGGATGCCCAAGCACCAGACCGCCAAGATGAACGCCGAGATTCGGAACTTCGGCGAATACTACGCCGCGTTACAGGGCGTCCTCGACGTGGTGAAATACCATATGCACGAAGGGATGTGGGAGTACCATGGCGGTCTGGAACGAGGAATTCACCGTTACACGACCCGGGAGTACGAGGGATTGGAGGCGTTCTTCGAAGAGTACGTGAACGACATTCTCGACACTGTCCGATACCTTCGCGTCGAACACGGTGACGGACGCCTGTTCAAGATGTTCGAGGACACGGTTCTGTCGCTCGTCGTCAAGAATTACATGGAGTACGATTACGTGGTCGGAAATCCGCCATACGTCCGTATCCAGAATCTCCCTGACGAACAAAAGGCGATGCTGGACGAACTGTACGAGGAGTCCACGACCGGAAACTACGACATCTTCTGCCCGTTCTATCAGCGGGGGCTGGAGTGGCTCACCGAAGGCTCCGGTCGGCTCGGCTTCATAACCCCTAACCAGTTCATGGTCACGGACTACGGCGAGGGGATTCGGAACGTGATGCGGAACGAGGCCAACATCGAGGAGGTCTACGACTTCCGCGACTCCGGTGTCTTCGAGGACGCGACGAACTACCCTGCCATCGTTATTCTGGAAGACGAGGAGGACGAGGACGCCCGGAATGAGAACGAAATTCGTTGCGTCCGAGTGAAAGCGAACGTAGACGACGACAGTGGCCGGGAGTTAGACGAGCAAATTATCACCGCCGTTCGTGACCATCGTGGTGAACCGGGCTACAGCGACGAGTTCATCGACGTGTTTGACTTCCCGCAGGGAGAGTTGGACGACGGGTACTGGTCGCTGATGCCGCCAGAAGAGTTGGGAGTGTTCCGCAAATTAGAACAGGAAAGCAACGAGCGACTTGATGGAATTACGGATTCAGTATTTGCAGGAACTCAAACAAGCGCAAATAAGGTCTATGTTGTTACTCCCCTAAACGCGAATAGAATCGAACCGAATGAAGGTGGTGATACTGTTCGTATCGTTCCTTCGGGAGAAGAGAAAGAGTACGAGATTGAAACAGACCTGCTCCGACCGTGGCTTGATGGAAAAGACATTCGGCGTTGGCAGGCAGATTGGTCTGGACAACACGTTATCCTCCCATATGATATCACGAAAAACGAAGACGGAGAGTTGGAGTCGGAACTGTACGCGGAAGATTATCTACGGGAGAATTTACCGCTCACTTGGGAGTATTTCGAACAACATCGGGAAAAGCTTGAAAGTCGAGAAAGTAGCAAAATGGAAGGCCGGGACGACTGGTACGGATTCATCTATCCAAAGAGCCATGACCGATTCGAACGGCCAAAAGCAATCGGGGCGCACATCTCGGAAAACGCTCGGTTCATGGTCGATGACACTGGTGTCTGGTACTTCAAAACAGCCTATGGTATTCAACTTCTTCCAGAAATTGATGAACTCACTGAGGTCATAGCCGCCCAAATGAACTCAAAAGCCCTTGATTTCTACTTCAAACATATTACTACTGTCAAAGCTGGTGGTTTCTACGAGTACCGCGCACAGTATCTTGAACAACTTCCTTGCATCACTGACAGTACGAAGGAACCGTTCGATTCGATTCGACCAAAAGCAGATGAAATTGTCGCTTCTCTCAACTTAGAGAACAAGACTGAGCGCTTCCCAGAAGCCTACCTCGGTGACTTCGATGGCAATCTCGAATACATAGACTACGAGTGGCAGACTCGCCGGTATCCAGTCAACGCCGACGTTCAGGAACTCACCGATGGTCGGTTCGCGGTCACGGCGGGTCGCTCCGACGAGATTACCGCACCCCAGATGGACACTGGTGACAGAGAAGAGCGCAAACTCAAAGCGAGATACGTCCACGCCGCCGTCGATGGTCGGAAGATGAAGAAGGGAGAGGAACAGGCGATTCCGATTCCAGAAACGACCGAGGGTGTTCAAGAACTGCTGGAAGCACTGAAGCAGGACAGAACGACAATCGAGGAAACGAGCATCGAGGAACTGGAAGCCGAAATAGACGAGGCTGTGTACGACCTCTTCGACCTCACCGAGGACGAGCGCGAAGTCATCGAGGAGTACTTGGAAGTCTTCTGAATTTGCCACCTGTTTCCAACACCGAAAGACCGTCAACGATTATTACTGTGAAGTAATGAACTGCTACGACCAGTCTAAATACTCGCACACCCTACCTACACTGTAGGTGATTTCGATGGAAGGGCCACTGATGGGGAAGCGACGCAGTCGGTTAGTCGAGGAGATAGAAACCCTGCGACAGGAAGTCGAACGACATCAAGAGGAACTCACGACGCTCGAACAACTGCGCCGAGAGTCCAGAACGAGAAAAGTCGATTTCGATGGGTTCGAAGGAGTCTGCGTGAGCTGCGGCCATGGCGTAATCCTCCGGACTGAAGACCGACTCCACTGCACCGGTTGTGAGTATCAGCGATACCTCTAACTACGCCACACTGATACGAACCCTGCCGCGGCTCCACCGAGACGAACACGGCCGTGATTGTTCGCCGACATCCCCTGCAACTACACAGCCCGTAGTTTGCTCCGCTTCCTTCCCTCCTGTATCCGAAACGCACTGTTAACCACGCTGAGCGGCTATTTTGACCGATGGCCAACGAGGGTGAGGACGGGTTCGACCCGACGAAACAGGATGCACGGGAGGTTGCCGGGGACGCGGCGGAAAACCGCGAGGAGTTTCTGACCCTGATGCCGCATTTCTACCGCGGCGCGCTGTCGCAGTCGGGGCGGTACTTAGACCGACTCGACCTGACCGTCGATTGGGCGATTGCGGTCGTCACCGCCGTACTGGCGCTGGGATTCCAAAGTAGCGACGTGCCGCCGTATCTCATTCCCATCGGGATGGTCGCCCTCTCGATGTTTCTGCTGTTCGACGTGCGCCGCTATCGGTCATACGACGCGATTCGGGCGCGCGTCCGTCTGGTCGAGGAAAACGTCTACGCGAACGCGCTGAATCCGGTCGGCGCGACGCTCGGTGAGTGGCGCGAAGAGTTGAGCGACGACCTCCGAAAACCGATGCTCAAGGTTTCGTACCGGGAGGCGCTTTCGCGCCGCCTCAAGCGGGTGTACCTCCCGCTTTACGTGCTGTTGGGCGTTGCGTGGCTGTTCCGGATAACCCTCTTCGTGCCGGACGAACCGTGGCGCGAAACTGCGGCGGTTCCGGGTGTTTCGGGCGAAACCGCGATCGGAATCGTGGGTGTGTTTTATCTCGTGCTGATACTCATCACGTTTTGGCCACAAAAGCGGGAAGCCAAAGGGGAGTTTCACGGCGAAGAAGCGGGAGACTGGAAAGAAAGGGAAGAAACAGAATGAGTGTAGGCGGTGCCTACCATTCGTCTGGCTTGCCCTACGACGAAGGGAAACAGTTCGACAACTAACGCAACCGGCCATCTATTTTTACGAAAATTGAAACCGCATCAGAGCGTAGAAGAACAATTCTAACGAGGTTTATGAATTTCTATATCGATTTTGTGTACGGAACGAACTTCGTTCAACCGAGCCGAACCACCGTCAACGATCTCCGCTGTTTTTCCCCGTTCCAGCGAATAAGAGAGATGCAAAATGCGACTCACACCCCGACAACTCACTGCAAGCATACTGATTGGCGTCCTCCTCCTCGCTGGCGGGACGAGCGTGGCACTCGCGGGCGGACAGGCCGCGAGCGATGAAATCCACGAAATCGGCAGTCAGGAGATAACCATTCAAGACGCGACGATAACCGTCTCGGACACCTCCCTCTCCGGGCCGGGGCTGCCTGACACGACCATCGAAGACCGGAGTTACACCGTGGCGGAGTCCACGACGACTATCGAGGGACTGACGCTGTCGGTAAACGGAGAAACGTACGAAATCTGCCGAATCGAGATTACTATCGAAGAAGTCGGACTCACGCTGGAGAACGTCGAACTCTCGAACGGCAACTAACCAAATTTACTTTTCAGCGGTTGCGTTTCCTTGAAGCCATTGGCGATACTCGTCCTGTGGCAGTACCCTAACAGTGGTTCTCATTCGCGCGTGGCCCGCGCCACAGAATTCGGTGCAGTAGCCGCGATACGTTCCGGGTTCGTAGACGCGGGTGTGAACGACCGCTGTTCGACTGGGAAACACGTCCTGTTTGACGCCGAGTTCGGGCACGAACAGCGAGTGGATGACATCCGCGGATGTCATCCGAACGTACACTTCGCTGTTCGCCGGAATCACGAGCTCGTCTTGCGTGGTTCGGTTCGAATTTTGATACTCGAACTGCCACCCCCACTGATAGGCGAGTCCCTCCACCATCACCGCGTCCGACGCGGACGAATTGTTCGTCCCATTTGCGGCCATCTGGTTCACTTGGTCGCCGGGTTGATTCGGCGTGATGTACGGACTGGTGAGCACCGTGTACGCCGCAAAACCGACGAACAGAAGGATGATGGCGGTCGCAATAGTCCACGTGATTTCCAGGGCCGGATCTTCGGCGGTCGGAAGTGGGTCGTCGTTGTTTCGGAATCGAACGACTGCGTAGATGAGGATGATTTCGACGAACAGAGTCAACGGGAGCGCCACGTAGATGAGCTGGAAGTTCAACTGGTCGATGAGCCGTTTGTTGACGGACTGGGCCGCCGCTGGTTCGATGGCGGCGATTACAAGCACACAGAGAAGACAGGCGACCATCCCCCCGCGACGAAGTCGCATTGTACCGGAGTCAACTGACGGCCGGATATAGTTTATCGCACGCTGGATTACGTGTCAGTCTGTATATATTCAGTTCGGCCTGCGGCTTTATCGTGTTGGCTCCCGACGCGAGTATGTACGCATGTACGAGGGGTGGGGGAAAATGGGGAGCGAAGCGTGCCGGACGCATCGACGGAGGACGCTATCGGCAACAGGGGGATACCAACCGTGAACCGAGCAGTGGTCGAACTGACCATCCTCGGGTCGATACTCTGTGCCTGCTGGTTCGTCTTCTGGCTCTCGAAAAAACGGGCCACGAAACCGGACGGCGGCTATCGGTCGCGGCGCGAGTTCGACGTGGATTTGGAAACGCTCAAACGAACCGTCGTCCACTGGACGACAACGACGAACCACCGGGAAATCGGGATACTGTACATCCTGTTCGGAACCTTCGCGGCACTGTGGGGCGGGACGGACGCGATGATGATGCGAACCGAACTGCTCACCCCGAACGCGGACATCTGGTCTACGGAAACCTACAACGCGCTCTTTACGGCTCACGGCATCACGATGCTGTTTTTCTTCGTGACCCCGGTATTCTTCGGCATTGCGAATTACTTCGTTCCGCTTCTCATCGACGCCGACGACATGGCGTTTCCCCGCCTCAACGCCATTGGATTTTGGCTTCTCCCGCCCTCCCTCTTTCTCGCTCGCGGGGGACTTCCCGCGCAGGTCGTCGGGCAGTTTCTCAACCTCTTCAACATCCACGGCGACCTCTTTCAGTTCTTCTGGACGCTTCGAGAACCCGAACTCGGCTGGACGCTCTACACTCCGCTTTCGATACAGTCACCGAATCCGCAGGTGAACTTCCTCATCCTCGGTCTGCATCTTTCCGGCATCGCAACAAC encodes:
- a CDS encoding Eco57I restriction-modification methylase domain-containing protein, producing the protein MTQSSPILDALHGIASRIDDDMSEKDVENAFLNENFYTLLGYSGAGHDLRSEWTLPDNKRPDYVTLDENESVTAVYEFKSSGRDLGAHTDQLFHYVDELKADYGVLTNGEELRLFDRDGQRQMPPIALGEATESHAANLVAALEKPEWDITNPESVNDYLDSLDAVELDGELGREHFFDTFRLEEDSPFADLVTAMVDLLRELRDEEEAKFVKGAYDFWEASYASEPDDVPKSWENFIDGKQSLRDFMFCLESGHALLARLLLSKATVDHEFFPSDKGLRRYFDALGGFDGEISLDAYPVAANGMIEDMRNQLVESLFEDDIFIWWTDGYSEETASQHANPYNRFRDVAKDGSEVSRVSQATRERFSRAVAHIVFSVLKFDFSRIEGDPLGNLYQRYFDPETRKALGEFYTPQPVIDYIMDGVGYDVGVSSERIIDPSCGSGTFLVEAIERYIEDVERYHDDPDWAKHLTELCTRPHIVGLDIHPFAVLMAQIRFMVTILPKYREAKRSNAEFTIRRLPIFRTDTLRNERELTGIDIGDDNTTQMTFDAMTEDNQDVLIPVPLPVEVDEDEVDESERDGEFLVQRVRMPKHQTAKMNAEIRNFGEYYAALQGVLDVVKYHMHEGMWEYHGGLERGIHRYTTREYEGLEAFFEEYVNDILDTVRYLRVEHGDGRLFKMFEDTVLSLVVKNYMEYDYVVGNPPYVRIQNLPDEQKAMLDELYEESTTGNYDIFCPFYQRGLEWLTEGSGRLGFITPNQFMVTDYGEGIRNVMRNEANIEEVYDFRDSGVFEDATNYPAIVILEDEEDEDARNENEIRCVRVKANVDDDSGRELDEQIITAVRDHRGEPGYSDEFIDVFDFPQGELDDGYWSLMPPEELGVFRKLEQESNERLDGITDSVFAGTQTSANKVYVVTPLNANRIEPNEGGDTVRIVPSGEEKEYEIETDLLRPWLDGKDIRRWQADWSGQHVILPYDITKNEDGELESELYAEDYLRENLPLTWEYFEQHREKLESRESSKMEGRDDWYGFIYPKSHDRFERPKAIGAHISENARFMVDDTGVWYFKTAYGIQLLPEIDELTEVIAAQMNSKALDFYFKHITTVKAGGFYEYRAQYLEQLPCITDSTKEPFDSIRPKADEIVASLNLENKTERFPEAYLGDFDGNLEYIDYEWQTRRYPVNADVQELTDGRFAVTAGRSDEITAPQMDTGDREERKLKARYVHAAVDGRKMKKGEEQAIPIPETTEGVQELLEALKQDRTTIEETSIEELEAEIDEAVYDLFDLTEDEREVIEEYLEVF
- a CDS encoding DUF2270 domain-containing protein; the encoded protein is MANEGEDGFDPTKQDAREVAGDAAENREEFLTLMPHFYRGALSQSGRYLDRLDLTVDWAIAVVTAVLALGFQSSDVPPYLIPIGMVALSMFLLFDVRRYRSYDAIRARVRLVEENVYANALNPVGATLGEWREELSDDLRKPMLKVSYREALSRRLKRVYLPLYVLLGVAWLFRITLFVPDEPWRETAAVPGVSGETAIGIVGVFYLVLILITFWPQKREAKGEFHGEEAGDWKEREETE
- the coxB gene encoding cytochrome c oxidase subunit II, whose translation is MRLRRGGMVACLLCVLVIAAIEPAAAQSVNKRLIDQLNFQLIYVALPLTLFVEIILIYAVVRFRNNDDPLPTAEDPALEITWTIATAIILLFVGFAAYTVLTSPYITPNQPGDQVNQMAANGTNNSSASDAVMVEGLAYQWGWQFEYQNSNRTTQDELVIPANSEVYVRMTSADVIHSLFVPELGVKQDVFPSRTAVVHTRVYEPGTYRGYCTEFCGAGHARMRTTVRVLPQDEYRQWLQGNATAEK